In Camelina sativa cultivar DH55 chromosome 16, Cs, whole genome shotgun sequence, a single window of DNA contains:
- the LOC104749433 gene encoding putative callose synthase 6, whose product MRKARTKLNDILEWLASEFGFQRGNVANQREHIILLLANADIRKRNDEEYDELKPSTVTELMDKTFKSYCSWCKYLHCKSNLRFPDVCDEQQLQLIYISLYLLIWGEASNVRFMPECICYIFHNMANDVYGILFSNVEAVSGETYETEEVIDEESFLRNVITPIYQVIRKEARRNKGGTASHSQWRNYDDLNEYFWSRKCFKIRWPLDLKADFFLNSDEITPQNERLNQVTYGKSKPKTNFVEVRTFWHLFRDFDRMWIFLVMAFQAMVIVGWHGSGSLGDIFDKDVFKTVLTIFITSAYLTLLQAALDIILNFNAWKNFKFSQILRYLLKFAVAAMWAVLLPIAYSKSVQRPTGLVKFFSTWTGDWKDQSFYTYAVSFYVIPNILAAVFFLVPPFRRVMECSDMRIIKVIMWWAQPKLYVGRGMHEDMFSLFK is encoded by the exons ATGCGCAAGGCTAGAACCAAACTTAATGACATACTTGAATGGCTTGCTTCTGAGTTCGGCTTTCAG AGAGGGAACGTGGCTAATCAGAGGGAGCACATAATACTGCTTCTTGCTAATGCTGATATTcgaaagagaaatgatgaagaaTATGATGAG TTGAAACCTAGCACAGTCACTGAGTTGATggacaaaacttttaaaagttattgCTCATGGTGTAAATATTTGCACTGTAAGTCTAATCTCAG GTTTCCGGACGTTTGTGATGAACAGCAGCTGCAGCTTATCTATATTTCCCTGTACCTTTTAATATGGGGTGAAGCCTCAAATGTTAGATTTATGCCCGAATGTATCTGCTATATTTTCCATAAT ATGGCAAATGACGTCTATGGAATTCTGTTTAGCAATGTTGAAGCTGTAAGTGGTGAGACATATGAAACAGAAgaagttattgatgaagaatcGTTTTTGAGAAATGTTATAACTCCAATCTATCAGGTCATACGCAAG GAAGCCAGAAGGAACAAGGGGGGCACAGCAAGCCATTCACAATGGAGAAATTATGATGATTTGAATGAATACTTTTG gTCTAGGAAATGCTTCAAGATACGATGGCCTCTTGACCTTAAAGCAGACTTTTTCCTAAACTCTGACGAGATAACCCCACAGAACGAG AGGCTGAATCAAGTCACTTACGGGAAAAGCAAGCCTAAGACCAACTTTGTTGAAGTCCGTACATTCTGGCACCTCTTCAGAGACTTTGATCGAATGTGGATATTTCTTGTCATGGCTTTTCAG GCTATGGTAATAGTTGGATGGCATGGTTCTGGGTCCCTAGGCGATATCTTTGACAAAGATGTATTCAAAACGGtgttaactatttttattactTCGGCGTATCTGACTCTTTTACAAG CTGCACTGGATATTATCCTTAATTTCAATGCCTGGAAGAATTTCAAGTTCTCCCAGATATTGCGGTACCTGCTGAAGTTCGCGGTAGCAGCTATGTGGGCAGTGCTACTTCCAATTGCTTACTCGAAGTCTGTCCAACGCCCAACTGGACTTGTAAAGTTCTTTAGCACTTGGACTGGGGACTGGAAGGATCAGTCTTTTTATACGTACGCTGTTTCATTTTATGTAATACCAAACATACTGGCAGCTGTGTTTTTCCTCGTTCCACCATTTCGGAGAGTCATGGAGTGTTCAGACATGCGAATTATCAAGGTTATAATGTGGTGGGCTCAG CCAAAACTATATGTTGGAAGAGGTATGCATGAGGACATGTTCTCTCTATTCAAGTAA
- the LOC104753266 gene encoding putative callose synthase 6 — protein MEASSSGTAELPRSLSRRAPSRATTMMIDRPNEDASAMDSELVPSSLASIAPILRVANEIEKDNPRVAYLCRFHAFEKAHRMDATSSGRGVRQFKTYLLHRLEKEEEETKPQLAKNDPREIQAYYQNFYEKYIKEGETSRKPEEMARLYQIASVLYDVLKTVVPSPKVDYETRRYAEEEEEETKPQLAKNDPREIQAYYQNFYEKYIKEGETSRKPEEMARLYQIASVLYDVLKTVVPSPKVDYETRRYAEEVERKRDRYEHYNILPLYAVGTKPAIVELPEVKAAFSAVRNVRNLPRRRVHLPSNAPSEMRKARTKLNDILEWLASEFGFQVICLYLLLFSGNSYCGYHDLLGSCSVCVFVTLLKQVNFVSYLVTY, from the exons ATGGAAGCTAGTTCGAGTGGAACTGCGGAGTTGCCGCGTTCTCTTTCACGGAGAGCTCCGTCTCGTGCCACTACTATGATGATTGATAGACCCAATGAAGATGCTAGCGCTATGGATAGCGAGCTTGTTCCTTCCTCTCTTGCTTCTATTGCTCCCATTCTTCGTGTTGCTAATGAAATCGAAAAGGATAATCCCCGAGTTGCTTATCTCT GCCGGTTTCATGCTTTTGAGAAGGCTCATAGGATGGATGCTACATCTAGTGGACGAGGTGTTCGTCAGTTCAAGACCTATCTGTTACATAGACTGGAGAAG gaagaagaggaaacaaaGCCTCAGCTGGCCAAGAACGATCCTAGAGAAATTCAGGCATATTACCAGAACTTCTATGAGAAATATATCAAAGAAGGAGAAACTTCAAGAAAACC GGAGGAGATGGCTAGGCTTTACCAAATTGCCTCGGTGTTGTATGATGTACTGAAGACTGTTGTACCTTCTCCAAAAGTGGATTACGAG ACCCGTAGATATGCTGAAGAA gaagaagaggaaacaaaGCCTCAGCTGGCCAAGAACGATCCTAGAGAAATTCAGGCATATTACCAGAACTTCTATGAGAAATATATCAAAGAAGGAGAAACTTCAAGAAAACC GGAGGAGATGGCTAGGCTTTACCAAATTGCCTCGGTGTTGTATGATGTACTGAAGACTGTTGTACCTTCTCCAAAAGTGGATTACGAG ACCCGTAGATATGCTGAAGAAGTTGAAAGGAAAAGGGATAGATATGAGCACTACAATATTCTTCCTTTATATGCTGTTGGAACTAAACCTGCAATTGTGGAACTTCCTGAG GTCAAGGCTGCATTCAGTGCTGTTCGTAATGTGCGCAATCTTCCTCGACGAAGAGTTCACTTGCCATCTAATGCTCCCAGTGAAATGCGCAAGGCTAGAACCAAACTTAATGACATACTTGAATGGCTTGCTTCTGAGTTCGGCTTTCAGGTAATCTGTCTTTATCTACTTTTATTTTCAGGTAACTCCTATTGTGGTTATCATGATTTGCTAGGCTCATGTAGTGTTTGCGTTTTTGTGACCCTTCTAAAACAAGTAAATTTTGTATCATACTTAGTTACTTACTAA
- the LOC104749434 gene encoding tobamovirus multiplication protein 1-like isoform X4 — translation MLQASSLSISVSLLSMPHLLSLHSFRFLISSYCFQLSRFHRRNKQVGWTRQKVLHLMIGSSNTGSVIYFVAAIVATCTRWHHWSNALGFLLMAFPKILFLATFLLLLSFWVDVCHQGNGEEDDDDDEETSIQQVLLEKSKSKPGSSNASDRRKCCSFHGIHVGTRQKFVVAAVVLVFILMISFAILIWIASGKNPINASVLAQVYVDIFAAIIIITGGGICFYGLRLLFNLRKVRSEQVLSEMRKVSGLAGVSVVCFTVSSLIALFTHIPLFYHWNPSKLHGIKALVLLIIYYFIGSTVPLAFVLWVLRELPPQNMVSRQEEPRRITYVNYETARQPPQQPPQHWASTTVSKNQVSKASPI, via the exons CTGCTTTCAGTTATCTCGATTTCACAGGCGGAATAAACAAGTTGGATGGACACGGCAAAAA GTGCTTCATCTTATGATTGGCTCTTCAAACACAG GTTCTGTCATTTATTTCGTGGCTGCGATTGTAGCGACTTGCACAAGGTGGCATCATTGGTCCAACGCATTAGGTTTTCTACTTATGG CCTTTCCCAAAATTCTGTTTCTGGCaacttttcttctgcttctctctTTCTG GGTAGATGTTTGCCATCAGGGAAATggagaggaggatgatgatgacgatgaagaaACTAGTATCCAGCAAGTGTTACTTGAAAAAAGCAAGAGCAAGCCAGGTTCTTCGAATGCAAGTGATCGTAGAAAGTGTTGCTCTTTTCATGGAATTCATGTTGGCACCCGGCAGAAGTTTGTTGTTGCG GCGGTTGTTCTTGTGTTCATCTTAATGATATCATTTGCAATACTTATCTGGATTGCTTCCGGAAAGAATCCTATCAATGCTTCAGTGTTGGCTCAG GTGTATGTTGATATTTTTGCTGCAATAATCATAATTACGGGAGGAGGAATATGCTTCTATG GCCTGCGTCTGCTCTTTAATCTAAGGAAGGTGCGGTCTGAACAGGTTTTATCGGAGATGCGAAAG GTATCGGGTTTAGCAGGCGTTTCAGTTGTTTGCTTCACCGTTAGCTCTTTAATCGCTCTTTTCACACACATTCCG CTCTTCTATCATTGGAACCCAAGCAAATTACACGGCATCAAAGCATTGGTTCTTCTGATCATATACTATTTTATAg GTTCCACAGTACCATTGGCTTTCGTTCTATGGGTTTTGCGGGAGTTACCTCCTCAAAACATGGTGAGTAGACAAGAAGAACCTAGAAGAATTACTTATGTCAACTATGAAACTGCAAGGCAGCCTCCCCA GCAGCCTCCCCAGCACTGGGCCTCAACAACAGTGTCGAAAAATCAG GTTTCTAAGGCAAGTCCTATATGA
- the LOC104749434 gene encoding tobamovirus multiplication protein 1-like isoform X2, which produces MLCSKLHRFQSLSRFYRCRTCFHCIPSDFILSASCFQLSRFHRRNKQVGWTRQKVLHLMIGSSNTGSVIYFVAAIVATCTRWHHWSNALGFLLMAFPKILFLATFLLLLSFWVDVCHQGNGEEDDDDDEETSIQQVLLEKSKSKPGSSNASDRRKCCSFHGIHVGTRQKFVVAAVVLVFILMISFAILIWIASGKNPINASVLAQVYVDIFAAIIIITGGGICFYGLRLLFNLRKVRSEQVLSEMRKVSGLAGVSVVCFTVSSLIALFTHIPLFYHWNPSKLHGIKALVLLIIYYFIGSTVPLAFVLWVLRELPPQNMVSRQEEPRRITYVNYETARQPPQHWASTTVSKNQVSKASPI; this is translated from the exons ATTTTATCTTGTCTGCCTCCTGCTTTCAGTTATCTCGATTTCACAGGCGGAATAAACAAGTTGGATGGACACGGCAAAAA GTGCTTCATCTTATGATTGGCTCTTCAAACACAG GTTCTGTCATTTATTTCGTGGCTGCGATTGTAGCGACTTGCACAAGGTGGCATCATTGGTCCAACGCATTAGGTTTTCTACTTATGG CCTTTCCCAAAATTCTGTTTCTGGCaacttttcttctgcttctctctTTCTG GGTAGATGTTTGCCATCAGGGAAATggagaggaggatgatgatgacgatgaagaaACTAGTATCCAGCAAGTGTTACTTGAAAAAAGCAAGAGCAAGCCAGGTTCTTCGAATGCAAGTGATCGTAGAAAGTGTTGCTCTTTTCATGGAATTCATGTTGGCACCCGGCAGAAGTTTGTTGTTGCG GCGGTTGTTCTTGTGTTCATCTTAATGATATCATTTGCAATACTTATCTGGATTGCTTCCGGAAAGAATCCTATCAATGCTTCAGTGTTGGCTCAG GTGTATGTTGATATTTTTGCTGCAATAATCATAATTACGGGAGGAGGAATATGCTTCTATG GCCTGCGTCTGCTCTTTAATCTAAGGAAGGTGCGGTCTGAACAGGTTTTATCGGAGATGCGAAAG GTATCGGGTTTAGCAGGCGTTTCAGTTGTTTGCTTCACCGTTAGCTCTTTAATCGCTCTTTTCACACACATTCCG CTCTTCTATCATTGGAACCCAAGCAAATTACACGGCATCAAAGCATTGGTTCTTCTGATCATATACTATTTTATAg GTTCCACAGTACCATTGGCTTTCGTTCTATGGGTTTTGCGGGAGTTACCTCCTCAAAACATGGTGAGTAGACAAGAAGAACCTAGAAGAATTACTTATGTCAACTATGAAACTGCAAGGCAGCCTCCCCAGCACTGGGCCTCAACAACAGTGTCGAAAAATCAG GTTTCTAAGGCAAGTCCTATATGA